Proteins from a single region of Chryseobacterium sp. T16E-39:
- a CDS encoding HlyD family secretion protein, with protein sequence MNTNKTDRIIVKATQGLGILLLVVLIIWGIVYFRKGFGYEQTNDAQIEAYLSPISSKVGGYISKIYYQDNQEVHKGDTLVRIERDEYDLKKETALAELATSEAKLPILSANEETQIRSIDVIKAHISGIKAKLDQQQKEYERYKNLLADESTTQQKFDNVHTSLVTSKSDYDETVASLRVAESRLNDLKVQRLAIHAEIKVKQASIERQNLDIHYTVITAPFDGQIGKKNIQEGQLIQPGQTLAFMVNKSVEKWVVANFKETQIKSFRIGQSVNIEVDAFPDETFSGIIESLSPTTGSRYSLLPPDNSTGNFVKVIQRIPVRIKLSGSKEKLSGLSAGMNANVYIKN encoded by the coding sequence ATGAATACAAATAAAACAGATCGCATTATTGTAAAAGCAACACAAGGATTAGGAATCCTGTTATTGGTTGTCCTTATCATCTGGGGGATCGTCTATTTCCGTAAAGGATTTGGATACGAACAGACGAATGATGCACAGATAGAAGCCTATTTATCGCCTATCAGTTCCAAAGTGGGTGGATACATCAGCAAAATATATTATCAGGATAATCAGGAAGTCCATAAGGGTGATACTCTTGTACGGATTGAACGGGATGAATATGACCTAAAAAAAGAAACTGCTTTAGCCGAATTAGCTACTTCTGAGGCAAAGCTTCCCATTTTAAGTGCTAATGAAGAAACCCAAATCAGAAGTATTGATGTTATAAAAGCCCATATATCAGGAATTAAAGCTAAGCTGGATCAGCAGCAAAAAGAATACGAACGATATAAAAACCTGCTGGCGGATGAATCGACCACCCAACAGAAATTCGATAATGTGCATACTTCGTTGGTGACCAGCAAATCGGATTATGATGAAACCGTCGCATCACTCCGGGTAGCTGAGTCGAGACTTAATGACCTGAAGGTTCAGCGTTTAGCGATCCATGCTGAAATAAAAGTAAAACAAGCATCGATTGAAAGGCAAAATCTGGATATACATTATACAGTAATTACTGCTCCATTTGACGGTCAGATAGGTAAAAAAAACATTCAGGAAGGCCAGTTGATCCAGCCAGGGCAAACTCTAGCCTTCATGGTTAATAAATCTGTGGAGAAATGGGTGGTAGCCAATTTTAAAGAAACTCAGATCAAATCATTCAGGATCGGGCAAAGTGTGAATATAGAAGTGGATGCCTTTCCCGATGAAACTTTCTCCGGTATTATAGAGTCTCTTTCTCCTACTACAGGTTCCCGATATTCCTTACTCCCTCCCGATAATTCGACCGGTAATTTTGTTAAAGTTATACAACGTATTCCTGTAAGGATCAAGCTTTCAGGAAGCAAAGAAAAACTATCCGGATTATCTGCAGGAATGAATGCTAATGTTTATATTAAAAATTAG
- a CDS encoding aminotransferase class I/II-fold pyridoxal phosphate-dependent enzyme: MENIYGFNHYSFFTDMSELASKHNSFDLSLGLPDFDIDQRLKYYLKESADLSHHQYEPLAGSPLLIESIINYNVKRKNPIHLTKDEITIVPCATFALHTSLKSILNQGDEVIIIQPSYYTYGPSVVLNGGIPVYYNLDKDFNINWAELQQCISEKTKAIIVNSPQNPTGKIWSQNDWNKLYDLIKHQEIYLISEEIYDTYCYDDKEHYSSFIHPELKNKTFCIFSFGKMFHTTGWKVSYLLTPNQLTSRFRCHQQYISYSANAPAQYAIAKFLEVFDPSENKMVIQRKRDLFNELIKNTPLEVEHQSEGSVFQIVNFRNISTTMTDVEFSKWLTIEKKVACLPLSAFYNSKQNSDYIRFSFVKNDDVIIQAMEHLRKNL, encoded by the coding sequence ATGGAAAATATATACGGATTTAATCATTATTCTTTTTTTACAGATATGTCGGAGCTCGCGTCTAAACATAACAGCTTTGATTTATCATTGGGATTGCCTGATTTCGATATCGACCAACGTTTAAAATACTACCTTAAAGAGTCTGCTGACCTCAGTCATCATCAATATGAACCGCTTGCCGGAAGCCCACTCCTTATAGAATCTATAATCAATTATAATGTAAAACGAAAAAATCCAATTCACCTGACAAAAGATGAAATCACGATTGTCCCATGCGCAACCTTTGCTTTACATACCTCTCTTAAAAGCATTTTAAATCAGGGAGATGAAGTTATTATTATTCAACCTTCGTATTATACCTATGGTCCATCTGTAGTCCTTAATGGAGGTATTCCTGTCTATTATAACCTGGATAAGGATTTTAATATCAATTGGGCAGAACTTCAACAATGTATTTCAGAAAAGACTAAGGCAATTATCGTTAATTCGCCTCAAAATCCAACAGGTAAAATATGGTCACAGAATGATTGGAATAAATTATACGATTTGATCAAACATCAGGAAATCTATTTAATTTCGGAAGAAATCTATGATACTTACTGCTATGATGATAAAGAACATTACAGTTCATTTATTCATCCCGAGTTGAAGAACAAAACATTCTGTATTTTTTCTTTTGGTAAAATGTTTCACACCACAGGTTGGAAGGTTAGCTATTTATTAACTCCGAATCAATTAACCTCCAGATTCAGATGCCATCAGCAATATATCTCATACAGCGCTAATGCTCCTGCTCAGTACGCTATAGCTAAATTTTTAGAAGTATTTGACCCCTCTGAAAACAAAATGGTCATACAAAGGAAAAGAGATCTTTTTAATGAATTAATTAAAAACACTCCTTTAGAAGTTGAACATCAATCCGAAGGCAGTGTATTTCAGATCGTTAACTTCAGAAATATATCAACAACCATGACTGATGTCGAATTTTCAAAATGGCTGACGATCGAAAAAAAAGTAGCCTGCCTTCCACTATCAGCATTTTATAATTCGAAACAAAACTCGGATTATATACGGTTTAGCTTTGTTAAAAATGATGATGTAATCATTCAGGCCATGGAACATTTGAGAAAAAATTTATAG
- a CDS encoding endonuclease V encodes MAFENWEDAEEIAVYNERTDITADYESGAFYKRELPCILSLLKQIPLKEGDVIVVDGYVTLNDEGKMGLGGYLYEKLNEKYPVVGIAKNEFASPDNLRKSIYRGESKTPLFLTSKGIDPDLLKTKIKHMHGLYRMPTLLKKLDQLTRVI; translated from the coding sequence CTGGCATTTGAGAACTGGGAGGATGCTGAAGAAATAGCTGTATATAATGAGAGAACAGATATAACCGCCGACTATGAAAGCGGTGCCTTTTACAAAAGGGAGCTTCCGTGTATTTTGAGTTTATTAAAACAAATACCACTTAAGGAAGGAGATGTTATCGTAGTAGATGGCTATGTTACCCTAAATGATGAAGGTAAAATGGGATTGGGAGGATATTTGTATGAAAAACTTAATGAAAAATATCCTGTTGTTGGAATTGCAAAAAATGAGTTTGCATCACCTGACAACCTGCGTAAAAGTATATATAGGGGAGAAAGTAAGACTCCATTATTTTTGACATCCAAAGGAATTGATCCTGATCTTTTAAAAACTAAAATCAAACATATGCATGGGTTGTACAGAATGCCAACATTGCTTAAAAAACTAGATCAATTGACAAGAGTTATTTAA
- a CDS encoding MFS transporter, with product MQAHNIPIFKSWIPEWLARSIIFMILMISLFSFALYGRPINMAGYYGVQPTDVQYAMVLTYASAVTFLALDFRITKFFAPRKYLIAGLAINAVSSIVCFYSKNWGIFLICGIVQGIACALICSIILNMVFSRLASTRARVIGYSIFYAAIQISVPVYAIYSSILLDISDFNWLFFGLIIMLIILAFVILITMNSRARFQKKIPLYRVDWFGYLYYLTFSSVIGYILIYGQELNWFDSPVIVSLTILFIILLFLFIIRENKLKHPLINLQIFKAKNFVIGLLLLFVFYIFKGTTGLTYGYLEIILTTDPLHIIPIWIAVILGTAMSMFITSRFILMGTSLIRIIITGFIIMAGYYFYMLHFVSSTGETKDFILPMFIYGVSTGVLFVPIVSFMVSSAPPKVAFNAAFLGIFARFLGFSSSMAINNYTQLYTRAEANDRVRESLTETNPQLSLTLQNIQQVYLTAGNDLYVSKGASNAYLNYFVKQQILIRSTKDYYDIMLAGILIVILILICLPGIQNIVLKLRKGSVPY from the coding sequence ATGCAAGCGCACAACATCCCCATCTTTAAAAGCTGGATCCCCGAATGGCTGGCCAGAAGCATCATTTTTATGATATTGATGATCTCATTATTCAGCTTTGCTTTATATGGGCGGCCTATAAATATGGCGGGGTATTATGGAGTCCAGCCCACTGATGTACAATATGCTATGGTACTTACGTATGCTTCTGCAGTAACATTTTTAGCTTTAGATTTTCGGATTACTAAATTTTTTGCACCCCGTAAATATCTGATTGCAGGATTAGCGATCAATGCGGTAAGCTCGATCGTGTGTTTTTATTCTAAAAACTGGGGTATTTTTCTGATCTGTGGAATCGTTCAGGGAATTGCCTGCGCCCTTATCTGCAGCATTATCCTCAATATGGTATTTTCCCGCCTGGCCTCTACCAGAGCGAGAGTTATAGGCTATAGTATCTTCTATGCAGCCATACAGATTTCTGTACCTGTATATGCTATTTACAGCAGTATTCTGCTTGACATCTCAGATTTTAACTGGTTATTCTTCGGATTGATTATCATGTTGATCATTTTGGCCTTTGTGATTTTGATAACCATGAATTCCAGAGCCAGATTTCAAAAAAAGATCCCACTTTACAGGGTAGACTGGTTTGGATATTTATATTACCTTACATTTTCTTCTGTGATCGGATATATTTTGATCTACGGACAGGAACTCAATTGGTTTGACAGTCCTGTTATCGTATCGTTAACAATACTTTTTATTATCCTGTTATTTCTTTTTATAATCAGAGAAAACAAGTTGAAACATCCCTTGATCAATCTACAGATTTTTAAAGCAAAAAACTTTGTGATCGGTTTATTATTACTTTTTGTCTTTTATATTTTTAAAGGAACAACAGGGCTCACCTACGGTTATTTAGAGATTATTCTTACCACCGATCCTCTTCATATTATTCCTATTTGGATCGCTGTTATCCTGGGAACGGCCATGAGCATGTTCATTACCTCCCGTTTTATTTTAATGGGAACTTCTTTAATACGGATTATTATCACTGGATTTATCATCATGGCTGGTTATTATTTCTATATGCTGCATTTTGTATCTTCTACTGGTGAAACTAAAGACTTTATACTTCCGATGTTTATCTATGGTGTTTCTACAGGGGTATTATTTGTTCCTATTGTATCCTTTATGGTTTCTTCGGCACCTCCCAAGGTTGCTTTCAATGCGGCTTTTCTTGGTATTTTTGCCCGATTTTTAGGATTTAGCAGCAGTATGGCTATTAATAACTATACGCAATTATATACCAGAGCTGAAGCAAACGACAGAGTAAGAGAATCACTGACAGAAACCAATCCTCAGTTATCACTCACTTTACAGAATATTCAACAGGTTTACCTGACCGCTGGTAATGATCTATATGTTTCAAAGGGAGCTTCCAATGCGTATCTGAATTATTTTGTCAAACAACAAATATTAATACGCTCCACTAAAGATTATTATGATATTATGCTGGCAGGTATCTTGATTGTAATTCTTATTTTAATCTGCTTACCAGGAATTCAAAATATTGTTCTCAAACTTCGAAAAGGCAGTGTCCCTTATTAG
- a CDS encoding GNAT family N-acetyltransferase produces the protein MRRILFERGKGWVCEVDNQVIGFSIVDLKENNIWALFVHPDFESHGIGQKLHRVMLNWYFGQTKQNVWLGTAFDTRAERFYRKMGWEEIGTHGKNEIKFEMTYNTWKEIES, from the coding sequence TTGCGAAGAATTTTATTTGAAAGAGGAAAAGGTTGGGTATGTGAAGTCGACAATCAGGTTATTGGTTTTTCAATTGTTGATTTGAAAGAAAATAATATCTGGGCACTATTTGTACACCCTGATTTTGAAAGCCATGGAATAGGACAAAAGCTTCATCGTGTTATGCTGAATTGGTATTTCGGGCAAACCAAACAAAATGTCTGGCTGGGAACCGCTTTTGATACAAGAGCCGAAAGATTTTACAGAAAAATGGGATGGGAAGAAATAGGAACCCATGGAAAAAACGAAATTAAATTTGAAATGACTTATAATACCTGGAAAGAAATAGAATCATGA
- a CDS encoding M28 family metallopeptidase, with amino-acid sequence MRKILIPLFALAVFVSCEATKAVTDAQNKGVSASKALTKSEKAFQSAYKEISLDDLKKNLYVIASDEMEGRDTGSPGQKKAGEYMVKFYKDLGIPYPKALGSYYQKVPASYMQQRGGRNLPDSENILAFIEGSEKPDEIVVVSGHYDHVGTRNGVVYNGADDDGSGTVAVMEIAKAFQSAKKAGNGPKRSVLFLHVTGEEHGLFGSEYYTDNPVFPLANTVVDLNIDMIGRDDPENRGKSYVYVIGSEMLSSQLKVINEAANKKTNNLELNYKYDDPNDPDRLYYRSDHYNFAKNNIPVAFFFDGIHEDYHKPTDDVEKIDFSLLQKRAQLVFTTAWEIANRPDRIIVDNK; translated from the coding sequence ATGAGAAAAATACTCATTCCACTATTTGCCCTCGCGGTGTTTGTTAGCTGTGAGGCTACCAAAGCCGTTACTGACGCACAGAATAAAGGAGTGTCAGCTTCAAAAGCATTAACTAAATCTGAGAAAGCCTTTCAGTCTGCTTATAAGGAGATTAGCCTTGATGATTTAAAGAAAAACTTATATGTTATTGCTTCAGATGAAATGGAAGGCAGAGATACTGGAAGTCCCGGACAGAAAAAAGCCGGTGAGTATATGGTTAAGTTTTATAAGGATTTAGGGATTCCCTATCCGAAAGCTTTAGGTTCTTATTATCAGAAAGTTCCGGCTTCTTATATGCAGCAAAGAGGAGGAAGGAATCTCCCTGATTCAGAAAATATTTTGGCATTTATTGAAGGTTCTGAAAAGCCCGATGAAATTGTTGTGGTTTCAGGGCATTACGATCATGTAGGAACCCGAAATGGGGTTGTATACAATGGTGCTGATGACGATGGCAGTGGAACGGTAGCAGTTATGGAGATTGCCAAAGCTTTTCAAAGCGCTAAAAAAGCGGGTAATGGACCAAAAAGATCTGTTTTATTTTTACATGTAACAGGTGAGGAGCATGGATTATTTGGTTCCGAATATTATACGGATAACCCGGTATTTCCTTTAGCTAATACAGTAGTAGATCTTAATATTGATATGATTGGTAGGGATGATCCTGAAAACAGAGGGAAAAGCTACGTTTACGTGATTGGTTCGGAAATGTTAAGTTCACAATTGAAGGTGATTAATGAAGCAGCCAATAAAAAAACAAATAATTTAGAATTGAACTATAAATATGATGATCCAAACGATCCGGATAGATTGTATTACAGATCTGACCATTATAATTTTGCAAAAAATAATATTCCGGTGGCATTTTTCTTTGATGGGATTCATGAAGATTATCATAAACCAACGGATGATGTAGAGAAAATTGATTTCAGTTTGCTGCAAAAAAGAGCACAGTTGGTATTTACAACTGCCTGGGAAATTGCTAACAGACCGGATAGGATTATAGTAGATAATAAGTAA
- a CDS encoding VOC family protein: MKQKMRSIRPFIGAQNFNESRSFYTDLGFEEILLEEKLSLFRKQDIVFYLQDAYVKDWIDNTMIFMEVENVDQYWQELLSLNLTEKYDNIKLTPIRTLNWGKECFVHDPSGILWHFGEFFTR; the protein is encoded by the coding sequence ATGAAACAAAAAATGAGATCAATCCGTCCATTTATTGGAGCCCAAAATTTTAATGAAAGCAGATCTTTTTACACAGATCTTGGATTTGAAGAGATTCTTCTCGAAGAAAAATTATCTTTATTTAGAAAACAAGATATTGTATTTTATCTTCAGGATGCCTATGTGAAAGACTGGATCGATAATACCATGATCTTTATGGAGGTTGAAAACGTTGATCAATATTGGCAGGAACTGTTAAGTCTAAACTTGACAGAAAAATATGACAATATAAAGCTTACACCTATTAGAACCTTAAATTGGGGAAAAGAATGTTTTGTACATGACCCTTCCGGTATTTTGTGGCATTTCGGAGAGTTTTTCACCCGTTAA